In the Mesoplodon densirostris isolate mMesDen1 chromosome 11, mMesDen1 primary haplotype, whole genome shotgun sequence genome, TGGAagggacacaggctgggcttAGAAATGCTCCATTCGCCGCCACCCCGGGTGGAGATGCCTGGTTTGAGTGGAGTGGTGCCTCGTGGATGATTGCTGGGTTGGGCAAGAGGAGGGACTTGGGTACCCTGTTTTTCTGCTTCATTTCCAAATCCTGcagtgtcttttatttatttatttatttatttttgcggtacgcgggcctctcactgttgtggcctctcccgttgcggagcacaggctccggacgcgcaggctcagcgaaccatggctcacggacccagccgctccgtggcatgtgggatcttcccggaccggggcacgaacccctgtcccctgcatcggcaggccgactctcaaccactgcgccaccagggaagccctgcagtgtcTTTTAGCTACCGATGACAATAACACCTCTATTAACCTCCTGGCTTCTCCTGTGCTGCAAAATGCCTTCCTCCTCCTACTCTTGAATGTAGACCCTCCCTCGAGAAGCTGCACTCCTCTGTTCAGCATCTGCAGGGCACTCAAGGGCTCCATCTGAACCCCCTCCATCTTCTTTTCCCTTTGAATGTGCCTCCCTTcttccccatctcctcctccaggaagccttccttgaatgACCCTCAGGAAGTTTGCTCAGGGTCATCTCTCTCCATCCCCCAGCACTGAAGTCCAGGTCTCTGGCTACTTCCTGGTCTTCAGAATGTGCCCATCCCTCCTATAGCCTGGGAGCTCTGAGGTCAGGCTCTGAGTCTCTTCCTTGGGCTCTGCACTTGCCAGGCACCTATTCCCCAGGTGTGTCAGAAGAGGCCAGCTGGAGTCAGTGACAGACACACTCAGGCCAAGAGCATCTTGCTCTCCAAGGCCCAGCCCAGGCACGGGAGGAGATAAAAGTCTTGTGCCGTGCTGGGGCCTCAGGGCAGGACCACACACACCTTGATGATCCTCTGTCGGTAGCTGTGAGGCCTTCAGTCTCTgccatgtctctctctccctgccgGGCCCAGAGGGGCTTCACTGCTTGCTCAGCCTGTTCTGCTCTCTTGGGGGGCCGAGGCAGGGTCAACTTCACCAGCAGGAGCCTCAGTTCCTTTGGGGGGTGCCAAGGAGGCTCTCGTGGGAGGGCCTGGGGTTCAAGGGGAAGGCTAGTGGTGCGGTATGGGGAGGGGATCGGTGGGCCTGGGCTTTCCCCGTGCCCTCCGGGAGGCATCCAGGAAGTGACCATCAACCAGAATCTGCTGACCCCACTGAAGATTGAGATCGACCCCCAGTTCCAGGTGGTTCAGACTCAGGAGACCCAACAGATCAGAACCCTCAACAACCAGTTTGCTTCTTTCATTGACAAGGTGAGGGTGAATTCAGCTAAGCCCCTGTCTCTGTGCCTCCCTCGAGGAACTGTTCTCGATGGACTTGGGAATGGGGAAGTCTGGTCTCCTACTAGTTTTCCAATCACTTCTGCAGCAAGGAAGTCCCTCCTGTGGTCTAACTGGAGTCTCTCTGGTTATGCTGAGGCTCTGTTTAATTAGTGTTTTGAAATTCCCTTTATAAAAATGTCATTATAATTCATTTAGTGCgttggaaaaatatttatcaaaggcCTAAAAAGCTCCGGGCTGGCTAGAGGGTTGCTCAGGCTTTATTTCCCAGAGGCTGGGCCCAGGGAGTCTGGCAGGGCTTGACTCAGTGACCCGCTGTTTGTGCTATAGGTGCGGTTCCTGGAGCAGCAGAACAAGGTCCTGGAGACAAAGTGGGACTTGCTGCAGCAGCAGGAGTTGAGTGACAGTCCCCAGGCCCTCCAGTCTTTCTTCGAGGCCTATCTGGTCCAGCTCAGGAAGCAGCTGGAGCAGCTGCAGAGAGAACGAGGGTCTCTGGACGCTGAGCTGAAGTCCTGCCAGAACCAGCAGGAGGAGTATAAAGCCAAGTAGGCAAAACGCAACATCCCCATGGGccctggatgggggctgggagggctTGAATCAGGCTGTCAGCCAGAGGGTATCCCactgctgagctcccagggtCACATGACCGGCCTCCCCTCTAGCTCCTCCGCATCCCCATTCCCTCTGATTCTCAGGGGGCCCCACCTGCTGCAAGTAAGTGGTCCCACAGCCCCTGATACCCAGGACTGGAGAGCCTCGATTCTAGCCGGTCCCAGTTACGAGGGCCACGTTTCTGGTcctatgtgggtttttttcttgagAAATTCCTGTTGAGCAGGCTGTGGGTTAAAGTGACTCAGACATTCTCTGGTCTCAGAGGTGGAAGAGAATTCATTAGTGGGACCATCCCTGGGCCTGTGGCATGATTCACAGGTAGGCTGTGGTTCTGGGTTCCCCACCAGGTCACCTGGTGGTATGGAGAGAGCCCTGGACCAACAGGAGGCTTGGGTTTGGTGACTGTGAACAAGGaatagctgtgtggccttgggcaaggcaTCTTACctttcccagcctcagtttccatatctgtagACTGGGAAAATGCCACTTGCCTTTCTTACCTTCCAGAACCATTGGGAGGATTGCTCCAGGACCCCAGTGGAAGGTCCTGGAAAGATTGGGGCCAGGAGCCTGTGTTTTAGATCTGCTTAGGCCACCTAATTATCTAGAACTTGGGCACATCTTGTAATCTCTCTGATAAAATCCAAAATGCCTGCTTCAGATGATGATTGTGAGTGGTAAGTGAGAAGAGTGTTTGAATGTGCCTTATAAACATAAAGCAAAGTCGCCTGATGTCACAAGTGGACCTGGGCTGAAAGAGTGAAGAGGGACATAAGACATGACAAAACTTCCTGATGGAAGAGTAGAGAAGCAGGCTGGTGGTGTGTCCTGCTTTGGAGCATCTAAAGGAGAGTGGCCTTTTCAGGGAGGTTGTACTTGGAGAGGGGCCTGGGCTCTGATGCCGGCACTCCAGGCAGCGTCTTTCTGTACTTACTTGGCAGGTATGAATGGGAGGCCCACAAGTGCGCCACACTGGAGAAAGACTTCATGGTCCTCAAAAAGGTGAGGGTGGGGTCAGCTGCTCTACCTGAACCCCGAGCATCCACCGTGCACAGAGCCCAGTCCTGGGCTGGGAGGGCAGCAGGTGGGAGATCCTCATGCACGACATGCTGTCACACTGCCTATAGGGACCCTCTGAGGAAATGGGATGTCTACGTAGACACAGGGGAACCCCAGGACAAGATCCAACTGAGGGACTATGTGATGAGCTCTGGAGAGCGTGGGGAGGGAGTGGAAGAAACAGAACTGGCTGGGATGAattagggaaggcttcctgaaggtGGTATGGGTCAGTGTCAGGCAAAAGCGagagcagggcagggtggggctggaggaggaaggaATGGGAGCTGGAGATGGCCATGGGGTAGGTGTTGGGCAGTGTGTGAACAGAACTCCTGGGTCAGAGTGGGATCCCCAAAGAGGGCGTGGGGTATATGGCTTTTATCTTCCTGTCCCCAGGATGTGGACGGAGTTCTCTCGAGCAAGATGGAGTTGGAAGGCAAGGTGGAGGCTCTGAAAGAGTACATCTGCTTCTTGAGGCGTCTGTATGAAGAAGTGCGGATCACTAAGGGCAGAAGTGATGGTCTGccaggggcaggtgggagggagggaaggggacagggtgGGCAGGCTCCTGTGGCGATAGTGGGAGTGGCTGGGAGGTGAAGCCTGGTTAGAGTGAATTAGATGCCGGTCATTCAGTCCTTTGATAAACAGTTACTGAGAATTTACCATGTGAATTGCTAGGTATTGGGGATACACCAGTGAACAACCAGACAAAAATCACGAAGCTTGCTTTCTAttgggagacagacaataaacagtagacttagtaaataaataaattaccaaGTATGTTAGAAAGTGATAAACACTATGGAAATAAGGAAAATTAGAACAGGGAAAGGAGGATTGGGAATGTGGCAGGGGGTAGGGCAGGTGGCAATTTCAAATAGGGTGGTTGGCATGGCCTTATTTAGAAGACAAAATCTGAGCCAAGATCGGAAGGAAGTGAGGAAGACAGACACACAGTGGGGAATCTGGGATTCCAGGCAGAGGGTGCTGGTGTCTTTGAGGAAATGCAAGGAGGCCGCTGTGGCTGGAGCAATGGGAACGAGAGAGAGGATGTGATAGGAGGTCAAGGGAGTGATGGGGACCAGGTGATTTCAGACCCTGCTGGACACGTTCCTTTAATGTCCACGAGTCGTTGGACAGCCCTCAATTCCAGATAAGTACACAGCCCCGCAGAGGGCAGGGTGTGCTCATTGCCACCCGTCACGAAGGAGGGCTGCCTCCGAAGGAAGAGGGCACTCTGCCCACCTGCCCAGGGCTCCAAGGGGAAAGGGAGCCGGGGGGCCAATGGATATTGAGTCAGTCTTCCCCACAGGAGCTGGGCCAGCTGCAGACCCAGGCCAGCGACATGTCTGTGGTGTTGTCCATGGAAAACAACTGCCGCCTGGACTTCAGAGGCCTCATCGCTGAGGTCCGTGCCCGGTACGAGGAAATCGCCGGGACCAGCAAAGCCGAGGCCGAGATGCTGTACCAGACCAAGGTGCCAGGGCCGGGGGACAAGCACCATGCTGGAAAAGGCTGGGTCTCCCTGCCTGCCCCCCCAGGGTGGCCATCCACCTTGGTCCCGTTGGGCAGTTCTGATAACCTCTCTGAAGCACCAGGGCTGGGTGGGCACCATGTTTCCCCTCTCCAGGAGGGAGGCAATGCAGGGAAAGTGTGGGAGATGAACCCAGACTTCCACAACCACATCCCACCGTGTCCTGGTTTTCCAAGCGTTTTAACCCGCATCCCAAATGAGGATGTGAGGAGGCAGAGAACCGGGGCCATGGTGTTCCTCATGGTCTTGGGGTCAAAGGTGAGGGTCCTCTCCACTGACGGTGTCACCCCATCCCCCATCAGTACCGGGAGCTTCAGGTATCTGCCCAGCTTCATGGGGACCAAATGAAGGGGACCAAAGTCCAGATCACTCAGCTGCAGCAGGCAATTCAGAAGCTGCAGAGTCAGACTGAGAACCTCAAAAAGCAGGTGAGGGTACCAGAGCCCCCAAGCCCTCTGTCTTACCACCTTTGTGCCAGGGTCACTGCTGGGTTTGTGTGAAACTTTGACAACTGGCTGGGGGTTTGGCTAATTTGGGATGGAGAGAACTTCAAGCCCCATTTCAGAGGCGTTCAGCTCTCCTCCTGGGAATTCTAGCTGCATGGGCTCTGCACTGCcaaccctggccccagccctcacGCTGCATTCTGTGTCTACATGCACATCTTGCTTTCAGATCCTTGGGGAGAGGGttaatttatctgttttcttaTCTCTTTTGATGCTTACTTGTCAAGCCCAGTAAGGACTCTAAGGCCACATGCTGAACTTCCTGGTTCCGTGTTAGGGAGGGAGAGAACCAGGATCTCAGGGAGTGGGGGACATGGGCAGGACGGTGGGGTGCCGAGGCCCCCCTTAGGGTCAGGTGATGCTGTGGGTGTGAGGAGCtgggagaggtggagggagagggtggCAAGGGCAGGGAGGTGGTTTCCTGCTTCTCCTGGAGACCTTACTTCTAGATGTGAGGATTACAGATTCTTAAGTTTTCAAGTGTCTTTGCCCTCACTTTCCCCAAACCCAAAGCATCGTTCTTTTGGGATCAACAGAGGGTTGAGAGCTGAGACCGCAGAGTCTGGCGGTTTCCTCAAGCACTTCAGCCTGACTCCCAAGCCATGGGTGGCCTGTCCACATGCAAGCAGGGTCTGTGCTTCTTGGAGCACAGACCATTCAAAGGCCAGACCCAGTCTCCAGCCATCCTGACCTGCTCTCCTTCGGAGTGTGAGGAAGGACCTGAGATGAGGGTGACCAGGTCTTATTACTCAATTTGCTGCCACGCTGTTTTGCCCATAAATTTGGACTTTTTGCTCTGGAAGCTTTGGGGTTCTCTGGGGTGTCTGATaagatgcagattcctgggcttcccaCCAGAGAGAGGGAATCTGAGTCTCTAAAGGTGGagccaagagggcttccctggtggcacagtggttgagaatccacctgctgatgcaggggacacgggttcgtgccccagtccgggaagatcccacatgccgtggagcagctgggcccgtgagccatggtcgatgggcctgtgcgtccggagcctgtgctctgcaacgggagaggccacaacagtgagaggctcgcgtaccgcaaaaaaaaaaaaaaaaaaaaaaaaaaaaaaaggtggagccAAGAAACCTGCTTTCTCAACTAAGTTCATCCAGGTGACAATGAAGTGCGTGGAGTCTCAGAGACCAGTGGCCAGCACTTAGGAGAGTCACTATGTCCCCATGTCTGGGAAACATAGTCCCCCCTGCATAGCAAGGTGCCTTTCCTGGGAGAATCCTTCTTGGGGTCACAGCCCCCTCTCACTCCTCCTTTTCATGCACAAGCCTGATGAACCGAGGCTACAGTAAGAGCAGTGGACTGGACCTCAGCTGTTCTGGGTTAGGGTCTCAGCTCCGCCACTCACCTcctttccaagcctcagtttcttcacctgtagaaTGGAGACTATGTTCCTCATCCATGGGGTGCTTTGTGGTAAGTGAAAGAGAGCCTTTAGGGAATGCCTTCTTTCTTGAACCGAACGTGAGGGAAAATCAACTAGATGGCTGATTGGACAGGGATGCTGtccttcctctaggagttttctgtCGGGTTGGAGAGGTGAGCACAGAGTATGTTTTTCAGACCCCAAACTGAGGCCCATGAGACTCTGACAACATCAGGATAAAGTATCTGAAATGGGGCTGTTCCAGAAGCCTCAAGGACATGTGGCCCTCAAGCTGAGACTTGTAACTAATGACCCGTACAGGACAGGAAGAGCTTTAAGTACCCTAGGAGGGAGAAAGTACTGCAGGGAAGGTGCTGAGGGTCGACAGGGTGGGGAGAAATAGGGGAAGATCATGGGAGAAAGTGGAGAAGGAGCTGCATtcatttcctgtggctgccacACAAAGTATCACAGACTTGGCGGCTCGAGAGAGGAGAAGTCTACTCTGTCAGTTCTGGGGGTAAGAAGTCTGAACTCAGGTGTGGGCAGCCACACTCACTCTGAACTAGCTGGGGGaatccttcctcacctcctcctagCCTCTGGTGGCTCTGGAAGTTCCTTGGCATTCCTCGTCTGGTGGTGCATCACTCCCatttctgcctccatcttcacacggCGTCATCTCCGTCTCTGTCTcatctttttcttggacaccagtcactggataTAGGGCTCACCCTCAATACAGTGTGATagcatcttgagatccttaactaattacatctgcaaataccctatctccaaataagattattttctaaAGTTCCTGATGGACCTGACGTTTTTGAGATGCTACTTAACCCACTGTGGGAATTAAAGAAGCAGAAGAGGCAATACTCTCTTTTAGAGTGAGAAGAGCTGGCCATGGTCAGGAATAACTTTGAGCTCTTGAGATTATGGTCCATCTCATCCTTTAAGTTATATCCACAGTAGGTGCTTTGGGAGTCTGTGTCAGGCTTACAGCCACTTCCTCCCTTATTTCTACCTCTCTCTAGAATGCCAACCTGCAGGCTGCCGTCGCCCATGCTGAGCAGCGTGGGGAGCTGGCCCTCAAGGATGCTCAGACCAAGTTGGCCGAGCTGGAGGCCGCTCTGAGAACCGCCAAGCAGGACATGGCGCGGCTGTTGCGCGAGTACCAGGAGCTGATGAGCTCGAAGCTCTCCTTGGATGTGGAGATCGCCACCTACCGCAGGCTTCTGGAGGGCGAGGAGAGCAGGTGGGGCTGGTCAGAGGGCCCTGAGAATGTGTGacggaggtgggggtggggagatgcaAGCCAACACAGAGTGCTgagagatttctttctttcttttttaaaaaaatttatttatttatttatttatttatttttgactgcattgggtctccgttgctgcatgcgggctttctctagttgtggcgagcggggactactcttcgttgcggtgcacggttttctcattgcggtggcttctcttgttgcggagcacgggctctaggcacgtgggcttcagtagttgtggcacgtgggctcagtagttgtggctcgcgggctgtagagctcaggctcagtagttgtggcgcacgggctcagttgctctgtggcatgtgggatcttcccggaccagggctcgaaactgtgtcccctgcattggcaagcagattctcaaccactgcgccaccagggaagtccctaggatgCTGAGAGGTTTCTTGACACTGTGAGCCACCGAGGGCCACCCATTCTCATGGGAGGGATTTAAAATTGGGGACTGGGGATTTTATCTGCTCAGAGGGTGGTGAGCTGCTCTAAGAGGCTTAAAAGCACCTGGGAACATATTCTCTGCAGCCCTTCTTAGCATTTCTTCCTCTTGTCCTCTTTCCCCCAGGATGTCTGGGGAGTGCGCCAGTCAGGTCACTATCTGTGAGTATCAGGGGACTTTGGGAGAGGGGCCCCATGGGGAATCGAGGACTGTGCTGTGACTCTGGTGCCTTTCTTGGCAGCCGTTGGGGAAGGCAGCACCATCGTGTCTGGAGGAGCAGATGGTGGCCTGGTGGGCACTTGTGGACTCGGAGGCGGGAATGGCAGCTTTgggtccagttgctccagcaTCGTGACCGGTGACTCCAATGTCATCCTGGGCTCTGGGCAGGGCCCCGTTTTGGGCTCTTGCTCTGTGTCCAGTTCTGGCTCCAGCTCCACCCGCCACACCATCCTGAAGAAGACGGTCGAGTCAAGTATGAAGACGTCCATCACATACTGAGTGACCTGGAGGCCATTTGCTCCTCCCGCCCTCCCGCCTTCCTGAGCCCTCTCAGCTCTTCTCCCACTCTTATCACTCCCATCCCTGCATGGCCAGCTCTGTGTCCACTGCCCACAGCCCGAGCCAGCCCACGGGGGACTCTGCAGAAGTCAGTCGGGTCCTGCCTGCTGTTCTGAATGCTTGCGCAGTCTGGCCTTGTTCCACGTACTGATTTGCATCTCATTTGACTGCTGCCCACACTAACCAAGGAGCACAGCGCCGAGCCTCCAGCCAGCCAGGCttgtcctctcctctctccagagCCTTCGACCGAGCTAGGAAAACTCCTGTTTGGGCTTGGCTGGGCTGCATCCGCATCCCAAGAGAGAGGCCTGAGGCCCACTGACCAGAGCCTGAGGGCTGGAACCAAGGGACATCATCCTTGCCCTCTTCAGCagcctctgagcctccatttccgtATTTCTGTCCATTTATTTCCTGTGAAATAAAGCAGCACCCAGCTCTCCTGGTAGTGGgtcttcctttccctctccctccccctcccccactccctccctcccataaATTTTATTGAGTGCCAGGACTAGGGCTACTCTGGCAAACAAGATCAGACCCATTGTGTCCTCCTAATGTGTCTTTCTCACCCCTTCTGTTCCTGGCGTCTCCTGCATAACCCCTCCCATTCATGAGAGCCAGACCTTCCTTCTTGGAGCCCTTGGTTTTCAGGGCCAGAGGCTGGCCTTCGACAGCTAAGTCAGATAACCTGGGTTTGGAGATGGGGATTTGTGCTGAGGTCCTCTGTGTTCTGTCACTTCTTCCAGTCCCCTCCCAGTGATGTGCTGGCTCCAGCTCTACCCAGGGTGGCAAACCTGGGTCTTGTCACCTCACCCCCATCTCTCACCTCTGAGCTTTAACCTGGCCCTTCTCCTGGGCAGGTTAATAATTCAGCAATGATGCTAAGCCATAGCCTAAAATATGTGTTGAAAGGGCATTAAGAGGACATGCTGCAGGACAGAGATGAAGGTTCCTTTTGGCAATGTGCAGCTTCTCTGCCACTCCTTCCAGCAATTCAGCTCTGCCCCAGGATTGCACAGCTCACCCAGCAAAACAAAAGCTATGCAGCTACCCAGCTCACTCTCCTCGGGAGGCAATTTATGGAATATCTATGGTTGTTTGGGTAGGTCCTGTGGACATCTCACTCCTCACCCCAATCAGCTCATCAAGGGATTCTTTCCAACCTTCCACTATGCTCCCTGGGAtgccctccatctcctccatccccACTGATGTTTTAGTATCTCTTGTATCTTGCTTCCTGCTTAACTGCATACAATGGGCTCTACTCCTGACCCAGTACAGCCCCATTCATCCCTGCTCCTCCTTCTTCCCAAGTCTGCACCAGTTTTCCTCCCACCTGAAAACCTTCCCCAATTCTCCATGTCAGAATGCACGAGACCCTACTTGTCCCTGGCACAGCCTGGCTGCACCCATTGCTGTTCTTGGCTCTGTTTCTGTCCGGTTCTGGTCTGGAACATAGGTTTCCTATTAGCCTGGGACCTCTGGGCAGGCTCTTCTCCTGCACCCTGGATGAGGATCAGCAGCTCAGCTTGTGCCTGGGGGCTTGATGGGTACTTGGGACTGGAACTATGCCCCATCCCTCCTGCCCCTTGGCGCTCATCCTATCTCTGGGCCTGTCTGAACATGACCCTGGAAacatctcctccttccctcttctgcAGAAAGCTCTGCAGGAAGCCAGGAGTGTGCGCATCAGGGCCAGGTGCTAAGAGAGCTGGAGGGTCAccttctcatcctccagcagcCCATCAGCTCCTGCActgctccttccctcttccctgtcTCCACCTGATCAACACCCAACTCCATGGCCTGAGCTGCAGGAGGTCA is a window encoding:
- the KRT78 gene encoding keratin, type II cytoskeletal 78 encodes the protein MSLSPCRAQRGFTACSACSALLGGRGRVNFTSRSLSSFGGCQGGSRGRAWGSRGRLVVRYGEGIGGPGLSPCPPGGIQEVTINQNLLTPLKIEIDPQFQVVQTQETQQIRTLNNQFASFIDKVRFLEQQNKVLETKWDLLQQQELSDSPQALQSFFEAYLVQLRKQLEQLQRERGSLDAELKSCQNQQEEYKAKYEWEAHKCATLEKDFMVLKKDVDGVLSSKMELEGKVEALKEYICFLRRLYEEELGQLQTQASDMSVVLSMENNCRLDFRGLIAEVRARYEEIAGTSKAEAEMLYQTKYRELQVSAQLHGDQMKGTKVQITQLQQAIQKLQSQTENLKKQNANLQAAVAHAEQRGELALKDAQTKLAELEAALRTAKQDMARLLREYQELMSSKLSLDVEIATYRRLLEGEESRMSGECASQVTISVGEGSTIVSGGADGGLVGTCGLGGGNGSFGSSCSSIVTGDSNVILGSGQGPVLGSCSVSSSGSSSTRHTILKKTVESSMKTSITY